A single Mytilus trossulus isolate FHL-02 chromosome 12, PNRI_Mtr1.1.1.hap1, whole genome shotgun sequence DNA region contains:
- the LOC134693393 gene encoding polyhomeotic-like protein 2 isoform X1, producing the protein MTEQQGQPSQSQTPQQSQPNPQQQQPTAVSQPAPTNVTTQSQTVQPQTPAQNVQQPTQQLQHQTLQQQVHQVQQVQQTTQPSQQPQPQQQQQQVQHQQIQPQQVTQQQTIQNIQQVQQGQMQATSCGTPNLIQAGNQFTQATTMTTGLRTPGIPQVQVIPQLHSPPYQISQFPYNQQQIMLQNAMQAAMQASAMNMNMTPQQQLNMSMAMAMQGRPSSVSGMNSPGLMSPSPTTPTQQLSMNFATSVQNLVTNAVAQNVTAKSRQTTGTVQAQATALVAGKPIMPTQAMPGTPIVLGQLSVLPNQVGNNQGFVTSKGQTFSVAVANNGQQMLTSQAGAFRLSQPQVVSSTGQILNSQPLYTNQAMLQAMANLQQQAAFPLATNQQLLSGTGQSQAILSGQQLFIRAANPLQPQGIITGIQNLGQQVKDGKTDTIQGLQGKATVAGVIGKQVVGSQVGKTMITPLNKTATARINPTMAQRPRISIPNLPKNPNRGRPRNQSKGAPVAMATASTNTVASALSQARATGALSQSKPATPVHQMNQAIQLKSQSDSEVETSKKNMNVELGKKLNEDKKDKPDSIEKKDNVVIEKQKAIVKPHILTHVIEGFVIQEGPEPFPVSEVLVVREKEGPKTFPVQRSSLLTEFIPPKPGLVPMDTDSGSAGMSSSPVQSPKKVEHKEPPAVFEKCEFCGTEEQMAKFSKRSKRFCSMICAKRYNVAHRISMLKQRGRGCVGRPPLGGRYMRKRGKPLNLRKGWRPGRGGRLSYNTNSKTPGEIGMKENQFDQEEMSNSSMSDSSSTPDSPPPPRQVQTHSETDMETDIPKSHPSKWNVVEVYEFIKVLPGCGPYAEEFRSQEIDGQALMLLKEDHLMTTMSMKLGPALKICAKINSLREGHD; encoded by the exons ATGACTGAACAACAGGGTCAGCCATCACAGTCCCAGACCCCACAACAGTCTCAACCAAACCCACAACAGCAACAACCAACAGCAGTGTCACAACCAGCACCAACCAATGTAACTACTCAGTCTCAGACAGTGCAACCACAGACTCCAGCTCAGAATGTCCAGCAACCAACTCAACAACTACAACACCAGACTCTTCAGCAACAG GTTCATCAAGTACAGCAAGTTCAACAGACAACACAACCATCGCAGCAACCCCAGCCACAACAGCAGCAACAACAAGTACAACATCAACAGATACAGCCTCAACAAGtaacacaacaacaaacaatacaaaatatacaacagGTTCAACAAGGACAGATGCAGGCTACCAGTTGTGGTACACCCAACTTGATACAGGCAGGGAATCAGTTTACACAAGCCACAACTATGACTACTGGTCTCCGTACTCCTGGTATCCCACAAGTTCAGGTTATCCCCCAGTTACACAGCCCACCGTACCAGATATCACAGTTTCCTTACAATCAACAACAGATCATGTTACAAAATGCAATGCAAG CTGCTATGCAGGCCAGCGCTATGAACATGAATATGACACCACAACAACAGTTAAATATGAGTATGGCTATGGCCATGCAAGGCAGACCATCATCTGTTAGTGGGATGAACAGTCCAGGTTTAATGTCACCTAGTCCTACTACACCTACACAG CAACTAAGTATGAATTTTGCCACATCAGTACAGAATCTAGTCACCAATGCAGTAGCTCAGAATGTTACAGCCAAGAGTCGTCAGACCACAGGCACAGTACAGGCCCAGGCCACTGCTCTAGTAGCAGGCAAACCAATCATGCCCACCCAGGCAATGCCTGGTACTCCTATTGTGTTGGGACAGTTAA gTGTTTTACCAAACCAGGTTGGAAATAATCAAGGTTTTGTAACTTCA AAAGGGCAGACGTTTTCTGTAGCTGTTGCTAACAATGGACAACAGATGTTGACATCACAAGCAGGAGCTTTCAGACTTTCCCAGCCTCAAGTTGTTTCTAGTACTGGACAGATCCTAAACTCTCAGCCTTTATACACAAACCAGGCAATGCTACAAGCCATGGCCAATCTGCAGCAGCAAGCTGCATTCCCATTGGCTACAAACCAGCAATTGTTGTCAGGGACTGGCCAATCACAAGCTATCTTATCTGGACAGCAGTTATTTATCAGAGCAGCCAATCCCCTGCAGCCTCAGGGAATCATCACAGGCATACAGAATCTGGGACAACAAGTGAAGGATGGTAAAACTGATACCATTCAAGGTCTGCAGGGAAAGGCAACAGTAGCTGGTGTTATTGGCAAACAG GTTGTTGGTTCACAGGTTGGAAAGACAATGATAACACCATTGAATAAAACGGCTACTGCCAGAATTAACCCTACAATGGCTCAGCGACCAAGGATTTCCATCCCTAACTTACCCAAAAACCCAAACAGGGGCAGACCTAGAAATCAGAGTAAAGGAGCACCTGTTGCTATGGCAACAGCATCCACTAATACAGTGGCGTCTGCTCTGTCACAGGCCAGAGCTACTGGTGCTCTCAGTCAGTCTAAACCTGCTACCCCTGTTCATCAAATGAACCAGGCTATTCAACTTAAAAGCCAGTCAGACTCAGAGGTGGAGActtcaaagaaaaatatgaatgttgAGTTGGGCAAGAAACTGAATGAGGACAAGAAG GACAAGCCAGATTCCATTGAGAAAAAAGACAATGTCGTTATAGAGAAACAAAAGGCCATAGTGAAACCTCACATTCTTACCCATGTAATAGAGGGATTTGTTATACAGGAAGGACCAGAACCTTTCCCAGTAAGTGAGGTCTTAGTGGTCCGCGAGAAAGAGGGACCAAAAACTTTCCCA gtCCAAAGGTCATCTTTGTTGACAGAATTTATTCCTCCCAAACCTGGACTGGTACCTATGGATACAGACAGTGGATCTGCTGGAATGTCCAGTAGTCCAGTCCAGTCACCAAAGAAAGTAGAACATAAAG AGCCTCCTGCTGTATTTGAGAAATGTGAATTCTGTGGAACAGAAGAACAGATGGCTAAATTCAGTAAGAGGTCCAAGAGGTTCTGTTCCATGATCTGTGCTAAACGTTACAATGTCGCACATAGAATATCCATGCTGAAACAAAGAGGACGTGGATGTGTTGGACGCCCAC ctCTGGGAGGTAGATATATGAGAAAAAGAGGGAAGCCATTAAACCTTAGGAAAGGATGGAGGCCTGGACGAGGTGGAAGACTATCTTATAATACTAACTCAAAG ACTCCAGGAGAGATAGGAATGAAAGAGAACCAGTTTGACCAGGAGGAGATGTCAAATTCATCTATGTCTGACAGTAGCTCCACCCCGGACTCTCCCCCACCCCCACGTCAAGTGCAAACACACAGTGAAACAGATATGGAAACAGATATACCAAAGTCTCACCCATCTAAATGGAAT GTTGTTGAAGTGTATGAATTTATCAAAGTACTTCCAGGATGTGGACCTTACGCCGAAGAATTTAGATCCCAGGAGATTGACGGTCAAGCCTTAATGCTTCTAAAAGAAGACCATTTGATGACCACTATGAGCATGAAGTTGGGACCAGCCTTGAAAATTTGTGCTAAAATTAACTCTTTGCGAGAAGGACATGACTAA
- the LOC134693393 gene encoding polyhomeotic-like protein 2 isoform X2, translating into MTEQQGQPSQSQTPQQSQPNPQQQQPTAVSQPAPTNVTTQSQTVQPQTPAQNVQQPTQQLQHQTLQQQVHQVQQVQQTTQPSQQPQPQQQQQQVQHQQIQPQQVTQQQTIQNIQQVQQGQMQATSCGTPNLIQAGNQFTQATTMTTGLRTPGIPQVQVIPQLHSPPYQISQFPYNQQQIMLQNAMQAAMQASAMNMNMTPQQQLNMSMAMAMQGRPSSVSGMNSPGLMSPSPTTPTQQLSMNFATSVQNLVTNAVAQNVTAKSRQTTGTVQAQATALVAGKPIMPTQAMPGTPIVLGQLSVLPNQVGNNQGFVTSKGQTFSVAVANNGQQMLTSQAGAFRLSQPQVVSSTGQILNSQPLYTNQAMLQAMANLQQQAAFPLATNQQLLSGTGQSQAILSGQQLFIRAANPLQPQGIITGIQNLGQQVKDGKTDTIQGLQGKATVAGVIGKQVVGSQVGKTMITPLNKTATARINPTMAQRPRISIPNLPKNPNRGRPRNQSKGAPVAMATASTNTVASALSQARATGALSQSKPATPVHQMNQAIQLKSQSDSEVETSKKNMNVELGKKLNEDKKDKPDSIEKKDNVVIEKQKAIVKPHILTHVIEGFVIQEGPEPFPVQRSSLLTEFIPPKPGLVPMDTDSGSAGMSSSPVQSPKKVEHKEPPAVFEKCEFCGTEEQMAKFSKRSKRFCSMICAKRYNVAHRISMLKQRGRGCVGRPPLGGRYMRKRGKPLNLRKGWRPGRGGRLSYNTNSKTPGEIGMKENQFDQEEMSNSSMSDSSSTPDSPPPPRQVQTHSETDMETDIPKSHPSKWNVVEVYEFIKVLPGCGPYAEEFRSQEIDGQALMLLKEDHLMTTMSMKLGPALKICAKINSLREGHD; encoded by the exons ATGACTGAACAACAGGGTCAGCCATCACAGTCCCAGACCCCACAACAGTCTCAACCAAACCCACAACAGCAACAACCAACAGCAGTGTCACAACCAGCACCAACCAATGTAACTACTCAGTCTCAGACAGTGCAACCACAGACTCCAGCTCAGAATGTCCAGCAACCAACTCAACAACTACAACACCAGACTCTTCAGCAACAG GTTCATCAAGTACAGCAAGTTCAACAGACAACACAACCATCGCAGCAACCCCAGCCACAACAGCAGCAACAACAAGTACAACATCAACAGATACAGCCTCAACAAGtaacacaacaacaaacaatacaaaatatacaacagGTTCAACAAGGACAGATGCAGGCTACCAGTTGTGGTACACCCAACTTGATACAGGCAGGGAATCAGTTTACACAAGCCACAACTATGACTACTGGTCTCCGTACTCCTGGTATCCCACAAGTTCAGGTTATCCCCCAGTTACACAGCCCACCGTACCAGATATCACAGTTTCCTTACAATCAACAACAGATCATGTTACAAAATGCAATGCAAG CTGCTATGCAGGCCAGCGCTATGAACATGAATATGACACCACAACAACAGTTAAATATGAGTATGGCTATGGCCATGCAAGGCAGACCATCATCTGTTAGTGGGATGAACAGTCCAGGTTTAATGTCACCTAGTCCTACTACACCTACACAG CAACTAAGTATGAATTTTGCCACATCAGTACAGAATCTAGTCACCAATGCAGTAGCTCAGAATGTTACAGCCAAGAGTCGTCAGACCACAGGCACAGTACAGGCCCAGGCCACTGCTCTAGTAGCAGGCAAACCAATCATGCCCACCCAGGCAATGCCTGGTACTCCTATTGTGTTGGGACAGTTAA gTGTTTTACCAAACCAGGTTGGAAATAATCAAGGTTTTGTAACTTCA AAAGGGCAGACGTTTTCTGTAGCTGTTGCTAACAATGGACAACAGATGTTGACATCACAAGCAGGAGCTTTCAGACTTTCCCAGCCTCAAGTTGTTTCTAGTACTGGACAGATCCTAAACTCTCAGCCTTTATACACAAACCAGGCAATGCTACAAGCCATGGCCAATCTGCAGCAGCAAGCTGCATTCCCATTGGCTACAAACCAGCAATTGTTGTCAGGGACTGGCCAATCACAAGCTATCTTATCTGGACAGCAGTTATTTATCAGAGCAGCCAATCCCCTGCAGCCTCAGGGAATCATCACAGGCATACAGAATCTGGGACAACAAGTGAAGGATGGTAAAACTGATACCATTCAAGGTCTGCAGGGAAAGGCAACAGTAGCTGGTGTTATTGGCAAACAG GTTGTTGGTTCACAGGTTGGAAAGACAATGATAACACCATTGAATAAAACGGCTACTGCCAGAATTAACCCTACAATGGCTCAGCGACCAAGGATTTCCATCCCTAACTTACCCAAAAACCCAAACAGGGGCAGACCTAGAAATCAGAGTAAAGGAGCACCTGTTGCTATGGCAACAGCATCCACTAATACAGTGGCGTCTGCTCTGTCACAGGCCAGAGCTACTGGTGCTCTCAGTCAGTCTAAACCTGCTACCCCTGTTCATCAAATGAACCAGGCTATTCAACTTAAAAGCCAGTCAGACTCAGAGGTGGAGActtcaaagaaaaatatgaatgttgAGTTGGGCAAGAAACTGAATGAGGACAAGAAG GACAAGCCAGATTCCATTGAGAAAAAAGACAATGTCGTTATAGAGAAACAAAAGGCCATAGTGAAACCTCACATTCTTACCCATGTAATAGAGGGATTTGTTATACAGGAAGGACCAGAACCTTTCCCA gtCCAAAGGTCATCTTTGTTGACAGAATTTATTCCTCCCAAACCTGGACTGGTACCTATGGATACAGACAGTGGATCTGCTGGAATGTCCAGTAGTCCAGTCCAGTCACCAAAGAAAGTAGAACATAAAG AGCCTCCTGCTGTATTTGAGAAATGTGAATTCTGTGGAACAGAAGAACAGATGGCTAAATTCAGTAAGAGGTCCAAGAGGTTCTGTTCCATGATCTGTGCTAAACGTTACAATGTCGCACATAGAATATCCATGCTGAAACAAAGAGGACGTGGATGTGTTGGACGCCCAC ctCTGGGAGGTAGATATATGAGAAAAAGAGGGAAGCCATTAAACCTTAGGAAAGGATGGAGGCCTGGACGAGGTGGAAGACTATCTTATAATACTAACTCAAAG ACTCCAGGAGAGATAGGAATGAAAGAGAACCAGTTTGACCAGGAGGAGATGTCAAATTCATCTATGTCTGACAGTAGCTCCACCCCGGACTCTCCCCCACCCCCACGTCAAGTGCAAACACACAGTGAAACAGATATGGAAACAGATATACCAAAGTCTCACCCATCTAAATGGAAT GTTGTTGAAGTGTATGAATTTATCAAAGTACTTCCAGGATGTGGACCTTACGCCGAAGAATTTAGATCCCAGGAGATTGACGGTCAAGCCTTAATGCTTCTAAAAGAAGACCATTTGATGACCACTATGAGCATGAAGTTGGGACCAGCCTTGAAAATTTGTGCTAAAATTAACTCTTTGCGAGAAGGACATGACTAA
- the LOC134692319 gene encoding uncharacterized protein LOC134692319 gives MTTCMDECDIFTCPICLEKLKSPTTLPCSHNFCETCIGEFILSTERQTGHKLSSYPCPVCRSVVTTTKREHDATQCASLAPHSLTISAKMDQSESTKQECHLCKKQTIQNVASYWCRECSEAFCDECLRLHNLMKISADHKVVHIEKINNCTRGGEPDFSLISDKCSIHNSKILEAFCFDHQELCCLLCLTAHHRKCENIQAIEELTNLNTDGIEFFKYELNEVKAKVKELIEEKTSNYEKLDNSFQAIELAAKASAASIKDSVDILLASFLKELDMSRDAQNTVFEAKSKTTENLLSRVVSLMKTTDSVRDNGTLNQMFIHLKKSKPQLRSKLVETSKILNVKTAVEARFAVNKIFHQVEKAVSFGQTEVICSVPIDLNEFVNFNPLDTGTITNIKLRHKKTLSFEFDVNTVCMMNSTILVGGEYGVLNAVDCVTSTCVAKTTFNEGIKRLTCDIENLTIYVSCYDAYIYSCKIKQNRFVLRQEIKNSNREALTGGLCIFNGFMYIIVRKSLQMINIDNKEIGLQKCFYTDTNCNNKFTGLATDIKNKRFLYTSDTDQVVATTIDGTKIFSYKDENMKKIVGVAVNNQGCIIACDLSGALHAISEDGYQRKTVLDRFDKIKAPHDVCFDKSGKVLLVCGDRFVEIYDVLF, from the coding sequence ATGACAACGTGTATGGATGAATGTGATATTTTCACTTGTCCGATATGTTTAGAGAAACTGAAATCTCCTACAACTTTACCATGTTCACACAATTTTTGTGAAACATGTATCGGCGAGTTTATATTATCAACAGAACGCCAGACAGGGCATAAACTTTCGAGTTATCCTTGTCCCGTCTGTAGATCAGTTGTAACGACTACCAAAAGGGAGCACGATGCAACGCAATGTGCATCCTTGGCACCCCATTCTTTAACAATTTCAGCAAAAATGGACCAATCAGAAAGTACGAAACAAGAGTGTCATCTGTGCAAAAAACAAACTATTCAAAATGTGGCATCATACTGGTGTCGGGAATGCAGTGAAGCGTTTTGTGACGAATGCTTGCGACTTCACAACCTTATGAAGATTTCTGCAGATCATAAAGTTGTACATAtcgaaaaaataaacaattgtacTCGTGGGGGCGAGCCTGATTTCAGTCTAATATCCGATAAATGTTCAATTCATAATTCTAAAATATTGGAAGCCTTCTGTTTTGATCATCAGGAACTTTGCTGTTTGCTTTGTTTAACTGCACATCataggaaatgtgaaaatatccAGGCTATTGAAGAACTGACAAATCTTAACACGGATGGaatagaattttttaaatatgaattgaaTGAAGTAAAAGCTAAAGTTAAAGAACTAATTGAAGAAAAGACAAGCAATTATGAAAAACTCGATAATTCCTTTCAAGCGATCGAGTTGGCTGCTAAAGCATCCGCAGCTTCAATTAAAGACAGTGTGGATATTCTACTGGCTTCATTTTTAAAGGAACTAGATATGTCACGTGATGCACAAAACACTGTATTCGAAGCGAAGTCAAAAACTACCGAAAATCTACTGAGCCGTGTTGTTTCATTGATGAAGACCACAGATTCTGTTCGAGATAATGGTACCTTGAATCAaatgtttattcatttaaaaaaatcgaaacCTCAATTAAGATCTAAACTCGTTGAAACaagcaaaattttaaatgtaaaaacagcCGTGGAAGCGAGATTTGCCGTCAATAAAATATTCCATCAAGTAGAAAAAGCAGTAAGTTTCGGACAAACCGAAGTGATTTGTAGTGTACCAATTGACCTGAATGAATTCGTGAATTTTAATCCATTGGATACCGGCacaataacaaacataaaattgagacaTAAAAAAACTCTGTCATTCGAGTTTGATGTTAATACTGTATGTATGATGAACTCGACTATCTTGGTTGGCGGTGAATATGGGGTATTAAATGCAGTTGATTGTGTGACTAGCACATGTGTTGCGAAAACTACTTTCAACGAAGGTATAAAAAGACTGACTTGTGACATCGAAAACCTTACAATTTATGTTTCGTGTTATGATGCGTACATATATTCTTgcaagataaaacaaaacagattTGTATTAcgtcaagaaattaaaaatagcaACAGGGAGGCACTCACTGGTGGGCTTTGCATCTTTAACGGATTCATGTATATTATCGTTAGGAAAAGcctacaaatgataaatattgaCAACAAAGAAATAGGCTTACAAAAGTGTTTTTACACAGATACAAACTGTAATAACAAATTTACTGGTCTTGCGACTGATATAAAAAACAAACGTTTTCTTTATACATCCGATACCGACCAGGTAGTAGCAACAACGATAGATGgcacaaaaatattttcctacAAGGACGAAAATATGAAGAAGATAGTTGGCGTTGCCGTTAATAACCAAGGTTGTATAATAGCATGTGATCTGTCTGGTGCATTGCATGCTATCTCAGAAGATGGATATCAAAGGAAAACTGTGTTAGATAGGTTTGACAAAATCAAAGCGCCACATGATGTTTGTTTTGATAAGTCTGGCAAAGTTTTGTTAGTTTGTGGTGATAGGTTTGTagaaatatatgatgttttgttctaa